The genomic segment CAAATTTCAGAATGTACAGAGCGCTACGGTAAGGATCACCGACCTCACCGGTGAGGCCTGGTTTTAAAGTGACACAGTCATCGTTTCTACACGTGcaaagaaaacagcacagcCATCTAGTGGTTAAGAACATACATTAACGTGGTTATGTTTGgtaaaattatttgtgtttactcCACAGTTGTTTGTCAAATCGAACCAAGGAGACGAGGAGACGACAAGGATCAACTATCTGACATTCATAGGAACTCCAGTACAGGCTACCAACATGAATGACTTCAAAAGGGTATAAAACAGTAGCATGAGGTTGTTTAtgcttgggtgtgtgtgttgtactcATGGATGATGGGGATTTTTCTTGCTGCCATGCAGGTTGTgggaaagaaaggagagagtCACTGAAACAGAGAAtgaaagggaggaagaggagcacaAGAGGAGAGAGGCTGCAGAAACATCCACGGACTTTCCCCTCTGCCAAAGCTGCCACCGAAtctgctgacacacagacacacaacctcCAGCTATCCTACTCAAGCTCTGAATGAATTCTCCATCTTAGGAGACTATTAATCATTTGTATTGTAATTCTGATGACAAccactgtaaataaaactatCCTTTTTCAAAGGCATGTGCGTCAAGTCTGTTTCTTTGTGAAGACCAGTGGGTGGAAGTAGTAGTGCAATATTACTCAAAGTACTTGGACCCGTCATCATTGCAACAAAAGTTGCAAAGTCTACCTGTGTTGTGTGCTCGTCTCCGTGCACGCACGAAAATAGATTTCCAGCTTGGAAAATTCTTTTTACCAGTTATGTAGGAAACGATACAATACCGTTAACATGTCTAAATGAAAAGCTCAAACAGCTGTGTATTGTACGTGTTTGTGTGAGATGTGCAAATGGAGAAACTTGACAGCCACAGGTtctttttatgcctttgtgcaTATAGtacaaaaagggaaaatttGCTGCCTCTATTTTCTGTTACAATGTTTAAAAGACTCAAAACTACTACAAGTCAGTGTAtataatttgttattattatactttCATATAGTTATATATTTCTTAACATTTCTCTTGGCGTATGAATACTTGCAAGGCACTAACAATAATCCCAAGCATGCTGCTAAAGCTATCGCAtcataattaaaacaataaaaacggCTATTGTGGACAGGCCTCCACAGATTCCAGTCTCGGAAAGTCTTTCTCCAACCACCATCAGTCTTCCATCATTCCACCCCAGAAAATTAAGTTTTCATTACTGTCAGCATGGCAGGCTTTTCAGTGTGACAGGGCAAAGAGCTGTTTGGCGCATTTCTTCAGCCGGTCCCGGTACTCCAAGTTGGAGTAGTTGCCTTTAGGAACTCCCTTGGTGCCATAGAGGAGACCCCAGCAGCAACAGGCAATCACGGCTGTGCTGTCATTGTCACCTggtcagaaagaaagaaaagcctttgatgaggcagAAATTCGTGTTTCTGTTTCAAGTAGAGATGTTGAAAATAACAGATACAATTTGGGCCAAATTACTGTGCATAATGTGAGTAGTGATAAACCCTCTTTGTTTGATAGTCTGCACCTTTTAGGTTTCATTCTCACCAAAACTaaggcttttgtttgttttctacaggTGGCTGCTattagaactaaaaaaaaagaaggctcTACTAGCTGCTTAAGAGTTAAATGACTTTTTCCCTGCAGAGCTGCTGATGACCAATTCTAGTTGAAAGAGAGACAATATTGGATTTAGATCCAAATGGATGATAATGTTCTGTATCTGCTGGATGTAAAGATATTGGCAACTAACAGATTCCCTATCACCATCAAAGCAAGGCTGGGTGAGTTTTTGATAAAGGGCAAACTCTACAACTCAACACTTGACTTCAtgagcaataaaaacaaaataaaaaacatggcaCTTTTATCATGTTATTTTAGGTAAGTTCACAAGTCAGTGAGTGCACTGGTTACTCAAACACTGGTCCCATTTTCCAGCCCTAGACTCTAAAAGAGCTATTATAACAAGGCCTTACAATGGGACACAGACCTGCCAATCAACAtagctaaaaaaatatatttttaaaaaataccttTTATTCAGTAATAATTTAATGGAATAAGTTTTCTTTCCACTCATTTATGCAGACTCTGCAAAGCTACTTCTGTTTTCAAGAcacagagctacaatggaatggtttagatcaaagcatattcatgtgttagaaggacccagtcaaagtccagacctaaatccaatagagaatctgtggcaagacatgctgttcacagacgctctccatccaatctgactgagcttgagctattttgcaaagaacaatgggcaaaaatgtccctctctagatgtgcaaagctggtagagacatactccaaaagacttgcagctgtaattgcaatgagaggtggttttacaaagtattgattCAGGGGGACTGAATACAAATGTGCCACActattcagatatttatttgtgaaacactttagaaaccatttatcattttccttttccttcacaattatgtgccagtttgtgttggtctgtcacagaaaatcccaataaaatacatttacatttgtcctTATATCGTGAGAAAATGTGGACAATTTCAAGGGGCATGAATACTTTTTTAAGGCAGTGTACATACTGTGTAGATTATCACCACTTTCATCACTTATATATCTCTCTCCTGTACACAGATTCCATCTCAGACAAGGATATTTAACAATATGTTATGTGGCCCCTTAAAACAATTTGTTGTAAGACAATGGCTTTAAGTATTTGAAGCTTACTAGCTTTACCTTACAGGCTAAGTTTGTCAGCTTTACATTAGAGGCAAAAgagattgaaaaacaaaatggtttaaaattCCGCGTTAGAAGCCATTTATATTGCATTACAGCTACTGCCTTTCATCATCGCTTACATGCTGGCAGGTGGGAAACATATTCGTGGTCCAGCAAAGCGTAGGTGGCAGCTTTCACACTTACATCAGACGAGACTGTTTCCTCCACAGCTAAATGTTTACTTGCCCTTGTGAAGACCTTCTCCCATTTCTGTTGTGCAACAACAGTTGTTCCACGAAAAGTGGCTTGGGACAAGTCCACTTATAAGACGACTGCTGCCTGCTTTAACGTAACCCTCCATAGCGAACTGCTGACTATAAACCTACGTCCTACCTATTAGCACCTTCCTCCTTCATCTTGCCTAATCGCCTCCACCAATTTTGTTTTAAGcatggctctttttttttacctaacaCGAACATTCGGGTACACTACAAAAGCTCCGATTTTTAGATTATGCCATTGTCTGTAAGTGATAACTTACACTGGAAGTTAAAGTGTGAAATTGtcagcaaataaacacattttctaatttgAATATCTGACCTCCATGGAAGGCCGCTCTGTTCATCAGCTCCTCCCAGTCTGAACCTGCCCCTAGAAGAGCATCGAGGGCTATCATCGGAGCATCGTGGCCACTGCTTCCCCCCCAGCCCCATGGGTTGAAGCCATTGTAGACTACATCTCTCTCAGCAGGGCCGTAGCGGTCTGGCCAAACCACAGGACCCACCCCGTTGGAGATGCCCCTTAAATCCAGATACCTGTTGACAGAGATAAGACACTTACAGTACTTATTGTACATATGAGCACAAGGCTGCTAACATGACTGCAGGTTATTTTCTAGCATTTATAGTGAATATTTGAACTCTAATAGCAGGGGCTCCTTATTTCAATGTTGTTGCTTCcaataaattcaattcaaatagaaaaattaacattttgactTCTCTGCCATGTCTGTCCgtattttaatttagaaaaaaaagcctATTACCAACTTTACCAGTCagacaaacattacatttatatttacaactATTTTCAGttgtaaaacacatttgctgaATTACTACAGtcattggtgtgttttttttagccgCTCGTGGACAATAATGGTGCATTAATAACCAACAACAAGCTACATCCACAGCTTTGGCTACACAGAAAGTACATGTTAGTGGGATCAAAAGGATCATAGTTGGCTTTGGTCTTTTCATGCTTTTTGTCTTCACAAAGAGAAATACTGAATGTCACCAGACTTATCCTTCAAATTATTGAagtaaataatcaatttgtgtatttgtattaaagATAAGTGTGGTTTGTGATGTTACCTAGACCTAGTGTTGCTATCTATTAACCGTGAGAGGGAAGTGGGTTGATCAAAGCTGCACAACTTGGAAACCTGGCTTCGAATAAAACATGACTGTCTCTTACCACTGCCACTTCTCACAGAAGAAGTTCCAGTCTCTCTCCGTCTCCTCCAAGGCATAGCCACGGTCTTTAACAAAGCTCTTTGCCAATGGACAGGCCTCTGTGATCAAGCCCAGACCCCAACTCGTGATTGGCCTGCGCTGGACGGCGTACGCGGTGAAAAGGGCTGAGGCGACGCCTCCCAGGAAACCAGTGGGGTGAGGATGGGTCATCCTGCCCGTCTCCACAGCAACTGACACTAAGGACGACAGCTGCTCCGGCTTTGGATATCTGGTGGAGACAAATGATTAAACCTTCTCAGCTTTACCTATGGAGCATATGATGGTCCACTTTATCCCAGTTaccacacagaaatgtgtttaagtaAACTTGTTTTCGTGCTCCACATAATGTTCTTACTGGCTCTGCCTAATGTTTTCAACCTTGAACTCTGCTTTGTATTTCTCGCTTTGTGCTTAGTCACTGAAGGGTTTTACACTTAACCCCACTGCTGCATTTACCGTAGACAGGAGCAGCAGCCACGTGACTTTAAATGTGAACATTCCCTGTCATGTATTGTATGTTACTGGTGCTTAAActgcactgtacattttattaatgctACTTCACTTACAGTTTTTCCTATTTTATTGTGGGTTATTAACCAAACATATTTAACATGTGTTTTCTATAATTAGAAACGTGATTAACATGATCAAATCTAGTGACCTATCTGGTGAGTAAGTTTTCAGTTCAGAGCTGAAACTATTAGTCAATCAATGATTAATCACTTAAATATTTCTTCTCAAAACGCCTCTCTGAAAGCAGCTACTCCAGCCTAAAAATCTGGCTGGCTGGGAAAAGCTGGATGGACATTTTCCCTGTtctgtaaaaaacacacaaataaacaagtaaataatTACAACATGAATTAATATTGAATATCATTATTAGATTCCTTCTTTCAGGAAGAAGATACTTGTAGTAGGTCATGTCATGGTCTCACTGTGAGTAAATCATGGCCCTTAGTTATTTTGGACACTGACTTTAACATTAGAGGTAAAGTAATGTTAAAAGGTTAaatgttcattatttaaaaaccaGATTAGAAgttaaataatgatttattattctattataataataatataaatatatt from the Channa argus isolate prfri chromosome 18, Channa argus male v1.0, whole genome shotgun sequence genome contains:
- the LOC137103393 gene encoding ADP-ribosylhydrolase ARH1-like isoform X1 translates to MEGSATLEHYKAAMLLSGAGDALGYKQGKWEFNKSGPAIHQEVKQLGGLKNIKVELPEWPLSDDTILHLATAEGLATGKTEEELLHDVAARYVEGMKDMDGRAPGNATCLGVSQLRPGKEGGYRVAYNPRGTGCGAAMRSMCIGLRYPKPEQLSSLVSVAVETGRMTHPHPTGFLGGVASALFTAYAVQRRPITSWGLGLITEACPLAKSFVKDRGYALEETERDWNFFCEKWQWYLDLRGISNGVGPVVWPDRYGPAERDVVYNGFNPWGWGGSSGHDAPMIALDALLGAGSDWEELMNRAAFHGGDNDSTAVIACCCWGLLYGTKGVPKGNYSNLEYRDRLKKCAKQLFALSH
- the LOC137103393 gene encoding ADP-ribosylhydrolase ARH1-like isoform X2 — its product is MLLSGAGDALGYKQGKWEFNKSGPAIHQEVKQLGGLKNIKVELPEWPLSDDTILHLATAEGLATGKTEEELLHDVAARYVEGMKDMDGRAPGNATCLGVSQLRPGKEGGYRVAYNPRGTGCGAAMRSMCIGLRYPKPEQLSSLVSVAVETGRMTHPHPTGFLGGVASALFTAYAVQRRPITSWGLGLITEACPLAKSFVKDRGYALEETERDWNFFCEKWQWYLDLRGISNGVGPVVWPDRYGPAERDVVYNGFNPWGWGGSSGHDAPMIALDALLGAGSDWEELMNRAAFHGGDNDSTAVIACCCWGLLYGTKGVPKGNYSNLEYRDRLKKCAKQLFALSH